In Euphorbia lathyris chromosome 9, ddEupLath1.1, whole genome shotgun sequence, the following are encoded in one genomic region:
- the LOC136206941 gene encoding pentatricopeptide repeat-containing protein At1g63080, mitochondrial-like: MLTITSRRLLLSSFSPFHHITPFISPLHTSYSAADLNELISSFHKLLRSKPRPSVIEFNKLSSSLVKMDQFQTVISLSNQMELVSIKPDVYTCNILINCFSRLDRVDLGFSILGKILKLGFQPDLVTFNTLINGLCRDAKIGHAVDLFDKIVAMGHQPNVRTYTMIVNGLCKIGKLHVAMGLLKRMAEKGCEPDVVTYSAIIDGFCKRNQVDEAFDLFKEIKSQGILPDVVTHTSLIHGLCYSSKWKEASALFEEMLDRNIAPNVVTFSALVDELCKDGMIMKAQSIVSKMIQTGVEPNVVTYSSLIDGYGLHEKMHLARKVFDVMMRKGCHPDVHTYSILINWYCKKKCIYKAKQLLYEMSSRGLVPDHYVYSSLIYGLCHTRRPWEALKFLKDACASGYLSNVVTYSALVHGFCENGHLDVALSLFHEMQVAKLKPDIAAYNIIIEGMCKAGRFKDVKKLLSGLFIDRLQPTVYTYTIIIDGLSKRGFLNEAYQIFKNMENSVCSPDNCSYNVMIHGFLRSKDLAKATELIRDMRGKGFSADNTTLMLVAENKAIVKLL, from the coding sequence ATGCTCACCATCACCTCCAGacgccttcttctttcttccttttctccATTTCATCACATTACGCCTTTCATTTCTCCCCTCCATACTAGTTACTCTGCTGCTGACCTCAATGAACTTATCTCTTCCTTCCATAAGCTTCTTCGCAGCAAGCCCCGGCCATCCGTAATTGAGTTCAATAAATTGTCGTCTTCCCTGGTGAAgatggatcaatttcagactgTCATTTCTTTGTCCAACCAGATGGAATTGGTGAGTATTAAACCTGATGTTTATACTTGTAACATCTTAATTAATTGCTTCTCCCGTTTAGATCGTGTGGATTTGGGGTTTTCTATTCTCGGTAAAATTTTGAAGCTTGGTTTTCAACCTGACCTTGTAACCTTCAATACTTTAATCAATGGTTTATGTAGAGATGCTAAAATTGGTCATGCAGTAGATTTGTTTGATAAAATAGTAGCTATGGGTCATCAACCTAACGTGCGTACTTACACTATGATTGTGAATGGTCtatgtaaaattggaaaattgCATGTGGCTATGGGTTTGCTCAAAAGAATGGCGGAGAAAGGTTGTGAGCCTGATGTGGTGACATACAGTGCCATTATTGATGGTTTTTGCAAGCGTAACCAAGTTGATGAAGCATTTGATCTTTTCAAAGAGATTAAAAGTCAAGGAATTTTGCCTGATGTTGTAACTCACACTTCACTAATTCATGGTCTTTGCTATTCAAGTAAGTGGAAGGAAGCTTCTGCGTTGTTCGAAGAAATGTTGGATAGGAATATAGCACCAAATGTAGTGACTTTCAGTGCATTAGTAGATGAACTTTGCAAAGATGGAATGATAATGAAAGCCCAATCTATAGTCAGCAAAATGATTCAAACGGGTGTTGAGCCTAATGTCGTTACATATAGTTCATTAATAGATGGATATGGCCTACATGAAAAAATGCATCTAGCAAGGAAAGTGTTTGATGTGATGATGAGAAAGGGTTGCCATCCTGATGTCCATACTTATAGCATCTTGATCAATTGGTATTGTAAGAAGAAATGTATTTACAAGGCAAAGCAACTTCTATACGAAATGTCTTCTAGAGGTTTAGTTCCTGATCATTATGTTTATAGTTCTCTTATATATGGCTTATGTCATACAAGAAGACCTTGGGAAGCACTCAAGTTTCTGAAAGATGCGTGTGCAAGTGGCTACCTCTCGAATGTAGTAACGTACTCAGCTTTGGTACATGGCTTTTGTGAAAACGGGCATCTTGATGTAGCATTATCCTTATTTCATGAAATGCAAGTGGCCAAATTGAAGCCTGATATAGCCGCATACAATATCAtaattgaaggcatgtgcaaAGCTGGAAGGTTTAAGGATGTAAAGAAATTGTTGTCTGGACTTTTTATTGATCGATTGCAGCCTACAGTTTACACATATACTATAATAATTGATGGACTTAGCAAGAGAGGATTCCTAAATGAAGCATACCAGATCTTCAAAAATATGGAAAACAGTGTCTGCTCGCCAGATAATTGTTCTTATAATGTGATGATTCATGGATTTCTTCGTTCCAAGGATTTAGCCAAGGCAACAGAGCTTATTCGTGACATGCGTGGCAAGGGCTTCTCTGCAGATAACACCACATTGATGTTGGTAGCTGAGAATAAAGCCATTGTGAAATTACTATAA